In one window of Gouania willdenowi chromosome 8, fGouWil2.1, whole genome shotgun sequence DNA:
- the LOC114468409 gene encoding neurogenic differentiation factor 2-like, protein MLTRLFNDPSLLPSVQKYSGWVEESDDDDDDVVPKVKDEDQETHDDSSDLIGDSRTQSEHAGEDDDEDDDHDEEDDGEDTEGDRPKKRGPKKRKMTPARVERSKMRRVKANARERTRMHDLNSALDNLRKVVPCYSKTQKLSKIETLRLAKNYIWALSEILRCGKRPDLVSYVQTLCKGLSQPTTNLVAGCLQLNSRNFLTEQCQEGGRYGSGSFPVHSYPYQCARLSSPHCQTGSNAHPLRTHGYCSAYDSYGGSGSPEYNSPEYEGPASPPLCINGNFSLKHQGSASPDTERGSYHYSMHYSGMPGSRATGTHNLVFGSSGSRSGIHSENVLPYHDMHLHHERAPVPVYDELNAFFHN, encoded by the coding sequence ATGTTGACACGGCTGTTCAATGACCCCTCGTTGCTTCCCAGCGTGCAGAAATACTCAGGCTGGGTGGAGGAGAgtgacgacgacgacgacgacgtcGTCCCCAAGGTCAAAGATGAGGACCAAGAAACACATGACGACAGTTCTGACCTGATAGGAGACAGTCGGACACAGTCTGAGCACGCAGGagaggatgatgatgaagacgaCGAccatgatgaagaggatgacgGGGAGGATACAGAAGGGGACAGGCCCAAGAAAAGGGGCCCCAAGAAGCGTAAAATGACACCGGCCCGCGTGGAGCGCTCCAAAATGCGGAGGGTAAAAGCCAATGCTCGGGAGCGCACACGCATGCACGACCTGAACTCTGCGCTTGACAATCTGCGTAAAGTAGTTCCATGCTACTCCAAAACGCAAAAACTGTCCAAAATCGAGACGCTGCGCTTGGCCAAAAACTACATCTGGGCCCTGTCAGAGATCCTCCGCTGCGGGAAAAGGCCTGACCTTGTGTCCTACGTTCAGACTCTTTGTAAAGGACTCTCCCAGCCCACCACCAACCTTGTGGCGGGCTGCTTGCAGCTCAACTCCCGCAACTTTCTTACCGAGCAGTGCCAGGAGGGAGGGAGGTACGGGTCCGGTTCATTCCCCGTGCATTCCTACCCGTACCAGTGCGCGCGTCTGTCCAGCCCACACTGTCAGACGGGCTCGAACGCGCACCCGCTGAGGACACACGGTTACTGCTCGGCCTATGATTCGTATGGTGGGAGCGGGTCCCCGGAGTATAACAGCCCTGAGTACGAGGGGCCTGCCAGTCCGCCGCTTTGCATCAATGGAAACTTTTCCCTGAAGCACCAAGGCTCTGCCTCCCCGGACACGGAGAGAGGGTCATACCACTATTCTATGCATTACTCCGGCATGCCTGGCTCTAGGGCCACAGGGACCCACAACCTCGTGTTTGGCTCCTCGGGCTCCCGGAGCGGCATTCACTCGGAAAACGTCCTGCCTTACCACGACATGCACTTACACCACGAACGAGCACCTGTACCTGTGTACGATGAACTCAACGCGTTTTTTCACAACTGA